A window from Lytechinus pictus isolate F3 Inbred chromosome 9, Lp3.0, whole genome shotgun sequence encodes these proteins:
- the LOC129267932 gene encoding uncharacterized protein LOC129267932: protein MERVKVKSKEDMERVKVKFMERVKVKCKKGMERVKIKSKEDMKSVKVKSKEDMERVKVKSKEDMERVKVKSKEDMESVKVKSKEDMERVKVKSKEDMESVKVKSKEDMKSVKVKSKEDMERVKVKSKEDMESVKVKSKEDMERVKVKSKEDMKSVKVKSKEDMERVKMKSKEDTERVKVKSKEDMERIKVKSKEDMERVKVKSKGDTESV from the coding sequence ATGGAGAGAGTCAAAGTGAAATCTAAGGAAGATATGGAGAGAGTCAAAGTGAAATTTATGGAGAGAGTCAAAGTGAAATGTAAGAAAGGTATGGAGAGAGTCAAgataaaatcaaaagaagatATGAAGAGCGTCAAAGTGAAATCTAAGGAAGATATGGAGAGAGTCAAAGTGAAATCTAAGGAAGATATGGAGAGAGTCAAAGTGAAATCTAAGGAAGATATGGAGAGCGTCAAAGTGAAATCTAAGGAAGATATGGAGAGAGTCAAAGTGAAATCTAAGGAAGATATGGAGAGCGTCAAAGTGAAATCTAAGGAAGATATGAAGAGCGTCAAAGTGAAATCTAAGGAAGATATGGAGAGAGTCAAAGTGAAATCTAAGGAAGATATGGAGAGCGTCAAAGTGAAATCTAAGGAAGATATGGAGAGAGTCAAAGTGAAATCTAAGGAAGATATGAAGAGCGTCAAAGTGAAATCTAAGGAAGATATGGAGAGAgtcaaaatgaaatcaaaggAAGATACGGAAAGAGTCAAAGTGAAATCTAAGGAAGATATGGAGAGAATCAAAGTGAAATCTAAGGAAGATATGGAGAGAGTCAAAGTGAAATCTAAGGGAGATACGGAGAGCGTCTAA